Within the Planctomycetaceae bacterium genome, the region GGACAGCCACCTATTAAATTTCGGCCGTAGGCGGCTTCATAATTTTGATTTTTGCTATTTGATTTTTTACCTATTTTATGGTATAATACCCGTGTAAAATTGATGGATGGGGTTTTTACTATACCCTGTCCCCTATACCCTAAACCCTTTACTCTAAAACTTGCACATATTTTCTGGCTATCAGACATCTTTAATTTTTTAGACGATTTCACTTCATTTTACTACGTTTCCAAATGATTTTACTTCAATTTACTTTGATTTAGTTACGTTTTAGTGTCAAAAAATGTTGATTTTGGTCAAAACTGACTAAAAAAATGAGCAGTTAGCGGTGTTTTTGACGGTTTTTGGGGTGTTTTGATATGCTTTTTGAGGCTTTTTTAACGTTTTTGAACGTTTTTTTTATAAATTTCGCGCACGTTTTGATGTAAATTCTTGCACACTTTTGGTACAATAGCCAAATTGGTTTATTCTCTGATTTCTATAGTCAGATATATAGAGTATGTAGGGGCTGACCTGTGTGTCTGCCCTGTAAAAAATAACGGAAATTAAATGCAGAAATCCATAAAAATAATTGGCGCTAATCAGCACAACCTTAAAAATATAAGTGTCGAGATACCGCGCGATAAATTTGTTGTGATAACCGGTATCAGCGGTTCGGGCAAAAGTTCGCTTGCGTTCGATACGATTTACGCCGAAGGGCAGCGGAAATATGTCGAGTCGCTAAGCGCGTACGCACGTCAGTTTCTCGAACAAATGCAAAAGCCGGACGTTGAACATATTGAAGGTCTGCCGCCGACGATTGCCATAGAGCAGCGAAGCGCATCGAGCAATCCGCGTTCGACCGTCGCGACAACGACAGAGATTTACGATTACTGCCGAGTACTTTACGCAAGAGCGGGCACTCCGCACTGCTGGGTCTGCGGCAAGGAAATTTCCAGTCAGCACGCATCGCAGATTGTCGAAAATATTATGTTGCTGCCGCAGGATACGAAGGTGCAGATTTGCTCTCCGCTGATTCGCGGACAAAAAGGCGAACATCGTGAAATCTTTCAAAAGATTCAAAATGAAGGTTTCGTTCGTGTTCGTCTTGACGGTACAATTTACGACATCAAAAATGTTCCCAAGCTCGACAAAAATAAAAAACACGATATCGCGGCGGTTGTCGATAGATTAATAATAAAGGATACCATTCGTGTTCGTCTTGCTGATTCGATTGAAACCGCATTAAAACTTGGCGAAGGTCTTGTTGTTGTGATGGTTCAGGAGCCGGGCGGCGATAAGCAAAATGGCGGCAACGGCGGCTGGAAAGATTTGCTCTTCAGCGAAAAATTTGCCTGCGATGCGCATCCGCAATCGTCGCTTGAAGAGCTTTCGCCTCGCTTGTTCAGTTTCAACAGTCCTTATGGTGCGTGCCCCGGCTGCGACGGCCTGGGTCAGATTCTCGAATTTGACGAAGACCTGATTGTGTCGGATAAAAATCTTACGCTCGAAAACGGTGCCATTGAAGCCTGGCGAAAGGGCGGCAAGAGGATGAACATTTATTACAGTGTGATGATACAGAAATTCTGCGAAGATTTTGAAATCAGCCGGCAGATACCGTTTGCGAAAATTCAGCAGGAAGTAAGAAAAATCCTTATGTACGGCACCACGGAGCAGGATGAGAAAAAATATCGAACATCTTTCGAAGGTGTAATTCCAAACCTTAATCGTCGCTGGCAAAACACAAGCAGCGAATACGTAAAAGCACGCCTGCACAGTTATTTATCCGAACAGCCCTGCAGAACGTGCGGCGGAACAAGGCTGCGAAAAGAAGCGATTGCTGTTACAGTCGGCGGTAAAAACATAAGCGAAGTTTCTGGTATGAGTGTTGAGGATGCGCAGAAATTTTTCACAGGGTTGAATTTACATGGCGAAAAGGAGATTATCGCGGCCGGCCCGTTGAAAGAAATCAAAGCGAGATTGAAATTTCTCGTCGATGTCGGTTTAGGTTATATCACATTAAACCGCACAAGCGCAACATTAAGCGGCGGCGAAGCGCAGCGAATCCGTCTTGCAACGCAGGTCGGCAGTGGACTTGTTGGCTGCTGTTATGTGCTCGATGAGCCTACAATCGGTCTGCATTGCCGTGATAACGACAGACTGCTTGGCATTTTGAAAAGCCTTGTCGAAATTGGAAATACCGTTATTGTCGTCGAGCACGATGAGGATATTATTAAGGCTGCCGATTATGTTATCGATATCGGCCCCGGCGCAGGCGACCATGGCGGCGAGGTTATAGCGGCCGGTTCTTTGCAGGAAGCGTTAAATGCTCCGCGTTCGCTGACAGGCGATTATCTTTCCGGCCGAAAGAAAATTGAAGTGCCGACACGAAGACGTACAGTTCGAATGACGCACTGCATCGAAGTCAAAGGCGCAGCGGAGAATAATTTGAAAAGTATCGACGTCAAATTCCCGCTTGGTGTTTTCACATGTGTAACAGGCGTTTCAGGCTCCGGCAAAAGCACGCTCGTTACGGATATTCTGCTAAAAGGGCTTTGGCGCAAGCTGTATTATGCCGGCGCAAAACCCGGCAAACATAAAAATATCCTCGGCACAAGTCAGGTCGATAAAGTGATTGAAATCGACCAGTCGCCAATCGGTAAAACGCCGCGAAGCAATCCGGTTACATATACAGGCGTATTCGATTTGATTCGCCAGTTGTTCGCCAAAACACGTGAAGCGAGAATCCGCGGCTACAACTCCGGCAGATTCAGTTTCAACATCAAAGGCGGCCGATGCGAACACTGTCAGGGGCAGGGCACGAAAAAAATAGAAATGCACTTTTTGCCGGATGTTTACGTCATCTGTCAGGAATGTAAGGGCAAAAAATACAATCCGCAGACCCTTGAAATTACGTACAAAGGCAAGAATATCGCCGATGTTCTCGATATGCGGATTGAAGAATCGTTGAAATTTTTCACAAATTTTCCGCACATCGTTCGTCTGTTGAAGACTCTCAATGATGTCGGACTTGGATATATGCAGCTCGGCCAATCTTCTACAACGTTGTCCGGCGGTGAAGCGCAGCGTGTCAAACTTGCAGCAGAATTGGGCAAAACATCCACAGGGCATACGCTTTATATTCTTGACGAGCCGACAACTGGTCTGCATTTTGCCGATATTCATAATTTGCTGAATGTACTGCAAAGATTGTGTGATTTGGGAAATACGGTGATAGTTATCGAGCATAATCTTGATGTTATAAAACTGGCCGATTATATTATAGACTTGGGTCCGGAAGGCGGACAGGCCGGCGGTCAGGTTATTGCCACTGGTTCGCCGGAGGAAATTTTAAACGTGAAAGCAAGTTATACCGCGAAATATCTTAAACAGCATTTGAACGGCGGCGCGAAAAACCAATGAAAAATTTTAAAACTCTACAATGGGTTGGCGATATAAACGGCAGTCTGGAATTGACAGACCAGCGGAGACTGCCTGTCGAATTTGTTACCATTCGGTGCAGAACTGTCGAGCAGTTATACAATTTAATAAAGACTCTCGCCGTAAGAGGTGCACCGGCAATCGGCGTTGCCGCTGCGTTTGGCGTTTGTCTTGCCGCGCAGGAAACAGAAAATTTAAAACTTCCAGAAGCCGTAAAACACATCGAAGAGAAAATTAATTATTTGGCTTCATCAAGACCGACTGCCGTCAATTTGTTTTGGGCATTGGAGAGGATGAAGAAAAAGTTAAACGAAATTACTGAAGTTGATAATCTGCAAAAATGTTTATTAGACGAAGCGCAGAAAATTTTCGATGAAGACGTTGAAATGTGCCTTAAAATCGGAATCAACGGGGAAAGATTTATTGCAGACGGCAGTTCGATTCTGACGCACTGCAACGCCGGTGCTCTTGCGACAGCCGGCACAGGTACTGCGCTTGCCCCGATGTTCGAGGCGCAGAAAAATGGCAAAAAATTTAAAATTTATGTCGACGAAACCCGCCCGCTTTTGCAGGGTGCGCGTCTTACCGCGTGGGAGCTTACGCAGGCAGGCATTGATGTTACGCTGATTTGCGATAATATGGCCGGGACGCTTATGAAGGATGGAAAAATAACTGCTGTAATAGTCGGTGCAGACAGAATCGCCGCTAATGGCGATACCGCGAATAAAATCGGAACTTATTCGGTGAGCGTTCTGGCGAAAGCGCACAATATTCCATTTTATATCGCTGCGCCGTCGAGCACTTTTGATTTTAAGATTCAAACCGGCGATGAAATTCCAATTGAACAGCGAAACGCTGATGAAGTTTCTAATTTTATGAATTTAAGGACTGCACCGAATGGAATTAAGGTGTATAATCCCGCTTTCGACGTTACGCCGGCGGAAAACATAACAGCAATAATAACTGAAAAAGGTGTTATCGAATGTCCGACAAGAGAAAAAGTCAAAAATCTGATGAACTCGTAACGCTTCCTGATTCGGCGAAAGAAAAAAGAGCAGACATTTTTGTTTTGTTTCTGCTTTTGGCTTTCGGGCTTTATCATTCGATTAATTATTGGGGGCATCAGCCTGTTCCGCATTTTGATTTTCACTGTTTTCATACCTCGAGTCGTCCGCTTTTATCATTTCAACCGCCGACAGATTATAAACGCACTCCGCTTGTCGGACTTTTGCACATCTGGCTTGGCAAAATCACCGGCGGAGCGTATCCGGAGTTGCAGGGCGGCTGGCTTTTAAATTCGATTTCACACACGCTGACGGTTGTTTTTCTGTGGCTGGCTGGTCGGCATATCATCGGCAAACACGCGATATGGTTTGCAATCATTGCCATCATTAATCCTTTTGGACTGCAACTGCTGACGGAAGCTATTGCCGAAACACCGATGCTGTTTTTTATCTGGCTAACGTTTTATTTGATTTTCATTCGTTCCAGATGGGCGTATCTTGCCGCCTCGCTGGCGACGATGGTGCGTTACGAATGTGCCGCGCTGATTTTCGGTATGTTCGTAATGGATATGATAGAAGGCAATAAAAAGCAGCGCATTATGGCTTTTGTGTATTCTGCGGCTGCGTCAATTCCGCTGGGACTATGGCTGCTGGGCACATTTCTCGAAGGCAACACCGGCGGCACTCACTATTTGAATATTTTCTCAAAAGATTACATCACGCAATTCACCGGCGGCGCAGACAAAAGCACCGGCTTTTTAAAAAATGCAAAAGTTTTGTGGGAGGCCGGTTTTCTTTCGCTGATTCAGCCGGTTCCTTCTATGTCAGAATCATTTTCCAAAACAATAATGATTTTCAGCCAGGTATTTGTCGCGGTCGCGTTTTTCTTCGGCTCAATTTACGGCCTGATTAAAAAGCAATGGAAGATTTTGATTATGCTGATTTTCTTTGTGCCGTATTTTGTAGTGCACGCCAAATATCCTTATCCGATTCAGAGATATTACGCGACGGTATTTGGAATTGTGATGCTGATAGGCATTTACGGCGTTGTTGGTTTCTGGTCTCTTGTAAAAAGATTTTTACCCAGGCCGGCAATTATTTGCGCACAGACTCTTTTTCTGATAACCTGTCTTATATGGACGCTGACACTTTGGGGCTATTTGCCGCGTATTGCGACTATGAGCATGGCGAGTGTCCGGCTTCCGTATGTCAGTATATTAGTTATGGCGATTGCGTTTGCTGCCGGATTATATATCTGCCGTAAAAATATTTTCACTCGCATTGTCGTTCTTTTATTAATGTTGCTGATGATTGTTTCAAATCAGTTTAGCGTGGCTGCTGTTGTCGGCAACGGCGATCGTGATATAGAGTTTAAATATTTGACAGACTGGTATTGCCAGAACGCAAAGCCGAACGAAAAACTTGTTACTACTGTGCCGATTATACTCACGATTATGGCTCCACAGTATAAGGACAATTTCATTCACACGAATACGTTTGATGCGAACTCTCCGGAGGAGTTTGTCCGCCAGTGTTACGAAAGGGGTATCACCTATGTTGCGTGGGATTCGCGAATGGGTATGACGCCGGGCAATGTATATTATAAATCGTGGAAGATGGAGAACATAGCGCCTTTAGCCGTTGGCAGAGATATTGGCCCGTATCAGTTTATCACGCAGATTAGAGTCAATCAGCGGAGATATATAAACCTGTACCGTTTGCGTCCTGTCTCGCAGTTGCTGCAAAAATAAATTTTTGGCAGTGGAATGTGCCTTTTGACTTCCTGTGGAGGCGCAAGCGTTGCAATGGTATTTTTCAAGATTGTCATAATACAAAACTGCCGATTTGCATAACAATCCTGTTATTTGGGGGTGTTTGTTATTCTGTCTATTGACCTGCTATAAGTAAATTTAGTATTCTTGCATAGTATATGGCAAACTATGTGAAGAATAGATGGCTGATTGCTTTAAGCGCGGTTGGTATTCATATTTCCATCGGCTCGGTTTACGCGTGGAGCGTAGCGGCTAAGCCGATTATGAATCTCTTCGGCTGTTCACTTTCTAAAATTACATTTACATTTTCAATCGCAATTTTTTTTCTCGGATTGAGCGCAGCATTTCTGGGGCAGTTCGTCGAAAACAAAGGGCCTCGAAAAGCTGGAATGCTCGCTGCATGTTTTTTCGGTGTCGGCGTTGCCGCGTCAGGACTGGCAATCAGACTGCAATCGATTTGGCTTTTATACTTATGTTATGGAATGCTCGGCGGAATCGGTATCGGCATCGGATACATCACACCTGTCTCAACTTTGATAAAATGGTTTCCAGACAGAAGGGGACTTGCGACGGGCATCGCGATTATGGGATTTGG harbors:
- the uvrA gene encoding excinuclease ABC subunit UvrA, with amino-acid sequence MQKSIKIIGANQHNLKNISVEIPRDKFVVITGISGSGKSSLAFDTIYAEGQRKYVESLSAYARQFLEQMQKPDVEHIEGLPPTIAIEQRSASSNPRSTVATTTEIYDYCRVLYARAGTPHCWVCGKEISSQHASQIVENIMLLPQDTKVQICSPLIRGQKGEHREIFQKIQNEGFVRVRLDGTIYDIKNVPKLDKNKKHDIAAVVDRLIIKDTIRVRLADSIETALKLGEGLVVVMVQEPGGDKQNGGNGGWKDLLFSEKFACDAHPQSSLEELSPRLFSFNSPYGACPGCDGLGQILEFDEDLIVSDKNLTLENGAIEAWRKGGKRMNIYYSVMIQKFCEDFEISRQIPFAKIQQEVRKILMYGTTEQDEKKYRTSFEGVIPNLNRRWQNTSSEYVKARLHSYLSEQPCRTCGGTRLRKEAIAVTVGGKNISEVSGMSVEDAQKFFTGLNLHGEKEIIAAGPLKEIKARLKFLVDVGLGYITLNRTSATLSGGEAQRIRLATQVGSGLVGCCYVLDEPTIGLHCRDNDRLLGILKSLVEIGNTVIVVEHDEDIIKAADYVIDIGPGAGDHGGEVIAAGSLQEALNAPRSLTGDYLSGRKKIEVPTRRRTVRMTHCIEVKGAAENNLKSIDVKFPLGVFTCVTGVSGSGKSTLVTDILLKGLWRKLYYAGAKPGKHKNILGTSQVDKVIEIDQSPIGKTPRSNPVTYTGVFDLIRQLFAKTREARIRGYNSGRFSFNIKGGRCEHCQGQGTKKIEMHFLPDVYVICQECKGKKYNPQTLEITYKGKNIADVLDMRIEESLKFFTNFPHIVRLLKTLNDVGLGYMQLGQSSTTLSGGEAQRVKLAAELGKTSTGHTLYILDEPTTGLHFADIHNLLNVLQRLCDLGNTVIVIEHNLDVIKLADYIIDLGPEGGQAGGQVIATGSPEEILNVKASYTAKYLKQHLNGGAKNQ
- the mtnA gene encoding S-methyl-5-thioribose-1-phosphate isomerase, with product MKNFKTLQWVGDINGSLELTDQRRLPVEFVTIRCRTVEQLYNLIKTLAVRGAPAIGVAAAFGVCLAAQETENLKLPEAVKHIEEKINYLASSRPTAVNLFWALERMKKKLNEITEVDNLQKCLLDEAQKIFDEDVEMCLKIGINGERFIADGSSILTHCNAGALATAGTGTALAPMFEAQKNGKKFKIYVDETRPLLQGARLTAWELTQAGIDVTLICDNMAGTLMKDGKITAVIVGADRIAANGDTANKIGTYSVSVLAKAHNIPFYIAAPSSTFDFKIQTGDEIPIEQRNADEVSNFMNLRTAPNGIKVYNPAFDVTPAENITAIITEKGVIECPTREKVKNLMNS